The following proteins are co-located in the Solanum pennellii chromosome 1, SPENNV200 genome:
- the LOC107007840 gene encoding nuclear transcription factor Y subunit C-9-like isoform X2, with protein sequence MDQHGNGQPPVSAGAIQSPQAAGLSASSAQMAQHQLAYQHIHQQQQQQLQQQLQTFWANQYQEIEHVTDFKNHSLPLARIKKIMKADEDVRMISAEAPVVFARACEMFILELTLRAWNHTEENKRRTLQKNDIAAAITRTDIFDFLVDIVPREDLKDEVLATIPRGTLPVGGPTEGLPFYYGMPPQSAQPIGAPGMYMGKPVDQALYAQQPRPYMAQPIWPQQQQPPSDS encoded by the exons ATGGATCAACATGGAAATGGACAGCCTCCAG TTTCAGCTGGTGCAATTCAATCTCCTCAAGCAGCTGGTCTTTCTGCTTCGTCAGCCCAGATGGCGCAACATCAGCTCGCTTATCAGCACATTcatcagcagcagcaacaacaattgCAGCAACAACTCCAGACTTTCTGGGCAAATCAATATCAAGAAATCGAGCATGTTACTGATTTCAAGAATCATAGCTTGCCATTGGCAAGGATCAAGAAAATCATGAAAGCGGATGAAGATGTTAGGATGATATCTGCTGAAGCACCAGTCGTATTTGCCCGTGCCTGTGAGATGTTCATACTTGAATTGACACTGCGTGCATGGAACCACACTGAGGAGAACAAAAGGAGGACGCTGCAGAAAAATGATATCGCTGCAGCCATAACAAGGACTGACATATTTGATTTCTTAGTTGACATTGTCCCAAGAGAGGACTTGAAAGATGAGGTGCTTGCAACAATTCCTAGAGGAACGCTTCCTGTTGGAGGCCCAACTGAGGGTCTGCCATtctattatggcatgccaccACAATCTGCTCAACCGATTGGAGCTCCAGGGATGTACATGGGAAAGCCTGTTGATCAAGCACTTTATGCCCAGCAGCCCCGCCCATATATGGCACAGCCAATTTGGCCCCAGCAGCAACAACCACCCTCAGATTCTTAA
- the LOC107007840 gene encoding nuclear transcription factor Y subunit C-9-like isoform X1, with protein sequence MDQHGNGQPPGIGVVTSSAPIYGAPYQANQMAGPSPPAVSAGAIQSPQAAGLSASSAQMAQHQLAYQHIHQQQQQQLQQQLQTFWANQYQEIEHVTDFKNHSLPLARIKKIMKADEDVRMISAEAPVVFARACEMFILELTLRAWNHTEENKRRTLQKNDIAAAITRTDIFDFLVDIVPREDLKDEVLATIPRGTLPVGGPTEGLPFYYGMPPQSAQPIGAPGMYMGKPVDQALYAQQPRPYMAQPIWPQQQQPPSDS encoded by the coding sequence ATGGATCAACATGGAAATGGACAGCCTCCAGGTATTGGAGTCGTTACTAGCTCAGCTCCAATATATGGTGCTCCATACCAAGCTAACCAAATGGCAGGGCCCTCTCCTCCTGCAGTTTCAGCTGGTGCAATTCAATCTCCTCAAGCAGCTGGTCTTTCTGCTTCGTCAGCCCAGATGGCGCAACATCAGCTCGCTTATCAGCACATTcatcagcagcagcaacaacaattgCAGCAACAACTCCAGACTTTCTGGGCAAATCAATATCAAGAAATCGAGCATGTTACTGATTTCAAGAATCATAGCTTGCCATTGGCAAGGATCAAGAAAATCATGAAAGCGGATGAAGATGTTAGGATGATATCTGCTGAAGCACCAGTCGTATTTGCCCGTGCCTGTGAGATGTTCATACTTGAATTGACACTGCGTGCATGGAACCACACTGAGGAGAACAAAAGGAGGACGCTGCAGAAAAATGATATCGCTGCAGCCATAACAAGGACTGACATATTTGATTTCTTAGTTGACATTGTCCCAAGAGAGGACTTGAAAGATGAGGTGCTTGCAACAATTCCTAGAGGAACGCTTCCTGTTGGAGGCCCAACTGAGGGTCTGCCATtctattatggcatgccaccACAATCTGCTCAACCGATTGGAGCTCCAGGGATGTACATGGGAAAGCCTGTTGATCAAGCACTTTATGCCCAGCAGCCCCGCCCATATATGGCACAGCCAATTTGGCCCCAGCAGCAACAACCACCCTCAGATTCTTAA
- the LOC107007796 gene encoding stem-specific protein TSJT1, translated as MLGVFSSSIVSPPDELVAAGSRTPSPKITSDALVNRFVQSNSSAISMQIGDFVQLAYSHSKESAVLPRSFAVKDDIFCLFEGSLDNLGSLRQQYGLAKSANEVMLVIEAYKALRDRAPYPPNHVVGHLEGNFAFIVFDKSTSTLFVATDQVGKVPLYWGITADGYVAFANDADLLKGACGKSLASFPQGCFYSTTVGGLRSYENPKNKITAVPATEEEIWGAKFMVEGSAVVAATE; from the exons ATGTTGGGTGTATTTAGCAGTTCCATTGTTTCTCCGCCCGACGAGCTCGTCGCCGCCGGTAGCCGGACTCCTTCACCTAAGATCACGTCGGATGCTCTGGTGAACCGGTTTGTTCAAAGCAATTCGTCGGCGATTTCTATGCAGATCGGGGATTTTGTCCAACTCGCTTACTCTCACTCCAAAGAGTCTGCTGTACTCCCCAG GTCATTTGCTGTTAAGGATGACATATTTTGCTTGTTTGAGGGATCACTTGACAACTTAGGGAGTCTGAGGCAACAATATGGCCTTGCCAAGTCTGCAAATGAGGTGATGCTGGTGATTGAAGCATACAAGGCACTTCGTGACAGAGCACCTTACCCTccaaatcatgttgttggtcaCCTTGAAGGCAATTTCGCTTTCATTGTTTTTGACAAGTCTACTTCCACCTTGTTTGTGGCTACC GATCAAGTTGGTAAGGTACCCCTCTACTGGGGAATCACTGCTGATGGGTATGTGGCCTTTGCCAATGATGCTGATTTGCTTAAAGGTGCTTGTGGCAAGTCACTTGCTTCTTTTCCTCAAG GGTGTTTCTACTCTACAACAGTTGGAGGACTGAGAAGCTATGAGAACCCCAAAAACAAGATCACCGCCGTTCCTGCTACTGAGGAAGAAATATGGGGCGCTAAGTTCATG GTGGAAGGTTCAGCTGTTGTTGCAGCCACAGAATAG